A genome region from Camelina sativa cultivar DH55 chromosome 10, Cs, whole genome shotgun sequence includes the following:
- the LOC104718946 gene encoding uncharacterized protein LOC104718946 isoform X1, whose product MACLRNKLCLVAALLLIYQKTATCDFLSPLLAPMFDNICKEVECGKGKCKASSNTTFMYECECEDGWKQFDHNLKFLPCIAPNCTFDLTCGEAASPAQPKTSPKDNNTSFFDACHWVDCGGGSCNKTTAFAYSCDCRDGYQNLMNITTFPCFKDCALGMDCLNLDIPLSNSSSSSPPALPDSSKNQAAGLNLRGSSLWWITSLLVVSLAQWRLLYV is encoded by the exons ATGGCTTGTCTTAGGAACAAACTCTGTCTTGTTGCAGCTTTACTTCTCATCTACCAGAAGACAGCCACTTGCGATTTCCTATCTCCTCTTCTCGCTCCTATGTTCG ataatatATGCAAGGAAGTGGAATGTGGAAAAGGGAAATGCAAAGCATCTTCAAACACAACATTTATGTATGAATGTGAGTGTGAAGATGGTTGGAAACAGTTTGATCATAACCTCAAATTTCTCCCTTGCATCGCCCCCAACT GTACCTTTGATCTAACATGCGGTGAAGCTGCTTCTCCAGCACAGCCCAAAACGTCTCCCAAAGACAACAACACTTCATTTTTCGACG CTTGCCATTGGGTGGATTGTGGAGGAGGGTCGTGCAACAAGACAACTGCGTTTGCATACAGCTGTGATTGCCGTGATGGTTACCAAAATCTCATGAACATCACCACATTTCCTTGCTTCAAGGACT GTGCACTTGGAATGGACTGCTTGAATCTTGATATTCCtttgtcaaactcatcatcgtcttctccaCCGGCTTTGCCTGATAGCAGCAAGAATCAAG CAGCAGGATTGAATCTAAGAGGATCATCCTTGTGGTGGATAACATCTCTGCTTGTCGTCTCTTTAGCACAATGGAGGCTTCTCTACGTTTGA
- the LOC104718946 gene encoding uncharacterized protein LOC104718946 isoform X2 gives MACLRNKLCLVAALLLIYQKTATCDFLSPLLAPMFDNICKEVECGKGKCKASSNTTFMYECECEDGWKQFDHNLKFLPCIAPNCTFDLTCGEAASPAQPKTSPKDNNTSFFDACHWVDCGGGSCNKTTAFAYSCDCRDGYQNLMNITTFPCFKDCALGMDCLNLDIPLSNSSSSSPPALPDSSKNQAGLNLRGSSLWWITSLLVVSLAQWRLLYV, from the exons ATGGCTTGTCTTAGGAACAAACTCTGTCTTGTTGCAGCTTTACTTCTCATCTACCAGAAGACAGCCACTTGCGATTTCCTATCTCCTCTTCTCGCTCCTATGTTCG ataatatATGCAAGGAAGTGGAATGTGGAAAAGGGAAATGCAAAGCATCTTCAAACACAACATTTATGTATGAATGTGAGTGTGAAGATGGTTGGAAACAGTTTGATCATAACCTCAAATTTCTCCCTTGCATCGCCCCCAACT GTACCTTTGATCTAACATGCGGTGAAGCTGCTTCTCCAGCACAGCCCAAAACGTCTCCCAAAGACAACAACACTTCATTTTTCGACG CTTGCCATTGGGTGGATTGTGGAGGAGGGTCGTGCAACAAGACAACTGCGTTTGCATACAGCTGTGATTGCCGTGATGGTTACCAAAATCTCATGAACATCACCACATTTCCTTGCTTCAAGGACT GTGCACTTGGAATGGACTGCTTGAATCTTGATATTCCtttgtcaaactcatcatcgtcttctccaCCGGCTTTGCCTGATAGCAGCAAGAATCAAG CAGGATTGAATCTAAGAGGATCATCCTTGTGGTGGATAACATCTCTGCTTGTCGTCTCTTTAGCACAATGGAGGCTTCTCTACGTTTGA